From the bacterium genome, the window TTTCCGCAGGGTTTTAATACCCTCATTGCCTCCTTTAGAAACACAGGAATATCAATGTACCTTAAGGCAAAGCCAAGTGTTATTCCGTCAAATACAGAGGATTTAAATGGAAGAAATAGGGCATTGCCTACGATAGGGCTAATCTTTGTCTTTTTCCTTGCTACCTTAAGCATATCCTCTAATATATCCATCCCAAAAACAGATGCGTTGGTGCATTTCTTTATTTGAAGGCAAAAATCGCCTGTTCCACACCCAATATCCAAAATTTTTCCTTGAAACTTTGCTTTTTTAACACAATCTAGCCGCCAACGATTATGAAACCCAAGGCTCATAATCGCATTCATCCTGTCATAGTCTTTGATGATGCCTTTAAAAAGACCTTTTATCTCCAATTATTTTACCACGCCGAGCTTTCCTATTTTCTTATCTTTGCCATGGGATAGAACATAGATGTAGAGACCAGAGGCAATGTTATTAAGGTTTAAGGTTGGGTCATTATCAAAATTTTCTTTTTCAAATACACATTCGCCTGCGATGTTGTAAAGCCTTATCTTTGTGTTTGAAGGAAGATATTCAAATTTAACATTGTCAACATTCTTTGCTGGGTTTGGATAGCAAATAACATTATTTAGGCTTAATGGCTTTATCCCCTCCTGAATTTGAACATTAACCTTCTTGTTCTCATTATCCCTTATATCTATATCCTCAATCTTTAAGCTATCTGCCCTTATCCTTACAATAGTGCCAGAGGGAGGAAGAAGGGGAAGAGAGGCGAAGGCAAGAGCCATTCTTCCTCCCTCTATAGAGGGAAGGGATATAATATAAGGCTCTGTTTTTACAGATATTTCTCCTTCAAAGGAAAATGTAATATTTCCACCCATTATATTGGAAAAACCAGAATACTTTACCACAAACTCCCCATTTTCTCTTTCAATCCAGATACAACCCCCAACTTGCGACTCCTGACTCCCGACTCCTAACTTATTCCTCCAATTCCACATCAGGCAGAACACCATTAAATCTTCAAAATCAATTATACCATCTGGGTTTGAAATAAGGTCGGGTGGAATTCCAGATGCTGGACCAATGTCATACTCTAGCTTATTTTTCTTCCAATTTGTTGTAATTAACATAAGGTCATCAAAATCTATTTTTTCATTTCTATTTAGGTCTCCTACAAGATATTTTCTTATTGTTATTGTTCCCGAAAAGCTCTCTGCGGCAATTTTTGTGTTATTTGAGTCTCGTAAGTCTACTAAAGAGAATAATAAACTTGCTGTTCCCTCCTTAAGGGCTTTAAATGTTAGGTTTGCCAATGTAATTAAGCCCTGTGTTGAGCTTCCAAGCTTTGCAGAAATAATTATAATCTTTCCGGTGAGGGTTGAGCTTAAAAATAGATCGGAAAAATTTCCCTTTTCAATACTTAAAGGCTCTAATTTATCGTCTGGATATAAAATCTCAATGTTTGCTCCCATAAGCTCAGAGGTTTCTATGAAAATTCCTATTGTCTTCGTTCCCTCTATGAATACAGAGGAATCACTTGGCTCTATTTTTACTGTGGCAAGGTTTTCCTCTAAAGAAAGCCTATATGGAATCCATTTTCCATTCCTATCCATAAGCCTTGTTTGAGGTAATATGGCAAGATTTGGATTTTTCTCTTTAAATTTTACCACAAGCAATGTTCCATTTCCTTGTATTTCTCCTTGTAGAAATCCAAAGGAAAATGTTATGCTTCCATTACCATAGAGGCTTTGAAGAATTGCTGCATCCTCAATGAATTGCCCCTTCTCTATTCCAACACATTCAAGGCTTTCCTTATAAGAAAGGTAAATTGAGCCTCCGATCAAGCCAGATACATCTTCTATATTTACATTAAAATTATCTCCATCCTGCTCAATAGAGAGGGCTACATTGCTATTATTTAGAATGCTTGCAATACCCCTTGTGCTTCCAAAATTCTCTCTTAAGATATAAAAATCAAGTAGGTCTACGCTTCCATCATGGTTAAAGTCAGAGGCAAGGTTTGGCCCTGATTGTCCAAATTCGCTTCTTAAAATATAGAAATCAAGCAAATTTACCTGACCACTTCCATCTGCATCACCTGGGATTGTTACTGATGCAGAGCCATTTATAACATTAAATGGGATGTTACCTCCCGAATTGTCTATAAGGTTTGTCTTTTCTATACTAGGATTGGTTGATACTTCAAAGGAAATTGCAGATGTTCCAGATGTTCCACAAAACGCAATGGATGCTATTGTTCCAAAACCCGTTGCCGAGCCAGAGAATAAAGCAGATGAGTAGATAAGGGTTCCTGAGGCATTGTTAAATGATAAGGATAAAAGGCTTGCACCCGATGGAAAGCTTCCCTGGGTTATGGTTGAAACAGAGAGGACATCTGGGTTAAATGAAAGATAAACGGATACACCAATCAGATTAGAGACATTGTCTACCATTAGATTAACGGTTCCTATAGAGCCAGAGCCAATGACAAGAAAGGATGGAGAAAGGTAAAGCGTGGTTGAGCCTGTTATAGCAGAAGCAACATTTGAATAGCTTGATGTTCCTATCTCATTAAAAGCTGCTACCCGATAATAGTATCTTGTGCTGGGAGAAAGATTTGTATCTGAATAGATAGAGGCTGTGGTTGTTGTGATAAAAGAAAAGGCTGTAATGGTAGAGCCCCTTTCTATAGCAAACCCAAGCTCATTATTTGAGTTATCAGACCAGGAAAGGTCTATCCTTGAGTTTGATACAGGGATTGCTGTAAGGCTTGAAGGAGAACTTGGTGGAAGATCAAATGTTGTGGCAGATGCTGTGTTTGAATAGGTTGATTGTCCACCGGTAAGGTTATAGCTACAAACCCTATAATAATATGTTGTGCTTGCAGAAAGCCCGGTATCTGTGTATGTGCTTTGTGTTGTCGTCCCAATAGAAACAAAGGCTGTAATGGTAGAGCCCCTTTCAATGATAAACCAAAGCTCATTGCTTGAGTTGTCATTCCAGGAAAGGTCAATGGTTGATGAACCGGTTGCGGTTGCTTGTAGATTAGATGGTGCAATAGGAGCAAGATCAAATGTTGTAGCAGATGCAATGTTTGAATAGCTTGATGTTCCATAGAAATTATAGGCATAAACCCGGTAATAATATGTTGTATTGCTTGAAAGGCTTGTATCTGTGTAGGTTGCATAGGTGGTTGTTCCGATATTGAAAAGGCTTGTATCTGTTGTCCCCCTTTCCATAATAAACCAAAGCTCGTTTGTGGAATTATCAGACCAGGCAAGGTTTATTGTAGAAGATGAAACAGCCGTAGCTTGTAGATTTGATGGTGGATTTGGAGGGGTAGCTGTCCCTAAGGTTGCATACTTAAGATTGCCCTGTGTGGCATCATAATAGCTTATCTGGGGAATGTTGTTATAAATTGCAATAGAGCTATACATTCCAACATCATCAGTAGAATCAATTGTCTCGGTTGTCCAGCTCGTGCCACTTCCATAGGCAACTTTTAAGTCTTTGTTCGTGGCATCATAATAGGAAATCCATACCGTGTTTGAGCCATCTATAGCGATTGAACAGAATTTTCCAACATCGCCAATTGAATCTATGGTTCTTAATGTCCAGGTTCCATCAGGGTTTATTGCATATTTAAGGTCTGTATTTGTTGCATCATAATAGGCAATATGCAGAATGTAATCCTTCCCAGTAAGGGAGGAATATTGACCAACATCGCCTGTTGTATCAATGGTTCTAAAGCCCCAATTTGTTGGATTCCAAAAGGCAAACCTTAAATCGCCATCCGTGGCATCGTAGTATGTCATACAGGGAAGGCTATCCTCTACAAGAAAAAGGGATGAAAACCTTCCCCTGTCTTTATTTAGAGCATAATCTACGGTTTCTGTTGCCCATTCTGAACCTGTCCAAAATGCATATTTTAATGCCTTGTTCTTCTCGTCATAGTAGCTTATATTTGGGTATTGTTCTCTATCTATCTTTAAGGAGCTAAATTTTCCAAGCTGCGGAAAATCAACAATTGAGCTTGCTGTGCCAACTCCTTTTGTATGTAAAAGCCTTTGATATGTTGCATTGTAATGGCTTATGTGAGGACAATTGTTGCTGTCTAAGTCAATGGATGTATAATATCCAGATGAGCCTGTTGTTCCTACATTATTTGTAGTCCAGGTGGAACCATTAAAATATGTATATTTTAGCCCTCCTGTGGTAAGGTTTGTGTATGAGATATGTGCTCTTCCCAAAGAATCACAGGCAATGGACGAATACAGGCCAACATCATCTAAAGAATTATCTATGGTTTGTATCTGCCAGGAAGAGGCAAAAAGGCACAGAGGCACAGAGGCACAAAGAATAAAAAATAATCTAATGAATGTATAACGCATCCTACCTTTTTTATCGGCATTTTTTGGGTTTTACTTTAGATAAAAAAGGAAAGAAAAAAATCCCTTAAGTTTTTTTTGTTTTATGCCGATATAGAAGATAAAGGAAGTAATAGGCTTTCTCCCCTCCGGCGCCTATTACTCCTTTTTTTGTATCTAGCCCTTGTTCAGCTTAGATTTTTCCTCCTCGTATTGCTCTCTTGTCCTTACATCAAGCTTAAAACCACAAAGCTTTGCGGCAAGCCTAATATTCTGACCATCCCTTCCAATGGCAAGGGATAATTGATCCTTATCAACAATTATAACTGCCTCCTTTTTCTTCTCATCAGCCATAACCTCTTTTGCCTTTGCAGGAGAGATGCTTAGCTGGATAAATTCATTTATGTTGTCTGAATATGGAATAATATCTATCTTTTCTCCCTTAAATTCCTTTAGGATATTAGAAATCCTACTTGCATTTACGCCAACAAATGCTCCTATGGGAGAAATATTTTTGTCAACGGATGAAACAACAACCTTTGAACGAACCCCTGGCTCTCTTACTATCTTCTCTATCTTAATAGAACCATCTTGTAGTTCAGGGATATCAGCCTCAAATAGCTTTTTTAGAATCCCAGGATGTGTTCTTGAAAGGATTACCTGTGGATGCTTTAGACCCTGTTCTACACCAATCACATAGACCTTTATCCTCTCTCCGATTCTATATTTTTCTTTTCTTATCTGCTCTTTGGCTGGAAGAATAGCCTCTGCTTTACCAAGATCAACAAAAACCGTATTGTCTGAAATCTTACGGATAAATCCTGTTAGAATCTCACCCTCCTCCCTTTTAAATTCCTGGAACACAGAACCCCTTTCTGCCTCCCTTATCCTTTGGCTAATAACCTGCTTTGCTATCTGGGCAGAGATTCTCGTTGAGGAGGCATCAAATTCCTCGAGCTCAACCACATCGCCTAGATTAATATCCTCCTTAATTTTTTTTGCGCTTTCTAGGCTTATTTGCTCCTTTGGATTATTAACACATTCTACAACCTCCTTTACAACAAATACCCTTACACTCCCTACATCTGGATTAAAGATAACCTTAACATTCTTTACACCAAGCCGTTTTCTATAGGCTGCTACCAATGCCTCTTGTATGGCTTGTAAAAGGGCATCTTTTGATATGCCCCTAGATTTAGAAACCATAGACAATGTTTCTCCTATCCCTTTCTCCATAAAAAGGATTATACCTTAAATTTCAAAAAATTTCAATAAAAAGATGAAATTCTTAAGAAAATAATTTATAATAAAAATATGGGCTATGTTGTTTCAGTAAATATAAGCAAAAACAAGGGAGAAAAGAAGATGCCAGTTTTTTCTCCCTGGAAGGTAATCAAAGATTTTGGCTTTTTTGAGGATGGCCATTCTGGTTCCTGGCATCGTCAGGTAAGCTTATTGGCTATTGAGGAAATAGAGAAGGCAAGAGGGTTAGGAGCCAATGTCTCTTGTGGAGATTTTGCTGAAAATATTACAACCTCTGGGATTTGCCTTTCTTCTTTAGAAATAGGGACAAAGCTTAAGATAGGAAATGATATAATCCTTGAGGTATCCCAAATAGGAAAAGCCTGTCATACAAAATGTGCCATTTATTATGAAGTGGGAAGCTGCATTATGCCAAAAAAGGGGATATTTGCTAAAGTTTTAGAAGGGGGAGAAATTAAGCAGGGCGATAGGATTGAGGTATGTGATTAGCTGTTTCGTAACTACTCACCATATTTTTGGGCTATATCTTATAGTGTTTATGAAAATAACAAAAAAGATTGAAATGAGAATTTTATAATCTTAAAATCCACAATGAGAATAGCTATTGCTTGTGGTGGGACAGGGGGGCATATCTATCCAGGAATAGCTATAGCAAAGGAATTAAAAGAGCCTTTCTTTATCACAGGGAAAAAGGGCATATCTTGCGAAATAATCAAAAAATCTGGCTTTAAGGTTTATGTCATTCCCATATCATTTTGGAAAAGGAGGCTATTTTCATTAAATACGCTAGGTGTTACATTTTCTAATCTCTTCTGCATAATTGCCTCTTTTTTTATTCTCCTTAAGGAAAGACCAAAGGCGATTATCGGAATGGGAGGATATCCATCATTTCCACCTATTTTAGCAAGCCTTTTTCTTGGAATCAAAAGGATAATTCATGAGCAGAATGCAAAGATGGGGCTGGCAAATAGGCTTCTTTCAAAGATTGCAACAAAGGTTGCACTATCTTTTGAAAATACAGAATTTGCCCCTAAGAATGCAATATTTACCGGATGCCCAATAAGGAAAGAGATAGGAAAAATAGGAAGGGAGGAGGGGCTTTCATTCTTTGGCTTGAAGGATAAAAAGACAATCCTTGTAATGGGTGGCTCGCAAGGCTCCACTAAGATAAATGAGGCATTCCTTGAGGTTACTCCAAATCTTTTAGAATTCAATATAATCTGGCTAACCGGGAAAAAGGATTACTCAAGGATAAAATCCGCACTCCGCACTCCGCATTCCGCAATTAAAATATTTCCCTTTCTATTCGAGATGGAATATGCCTATGCAGGGGCTGATGTAGTCATAGGAAGGGCGGGTGCTGTATCTATTGCTGAGATAAAAAGGTGTGGAATCCCAGCCATTCTTATCCCATATCCTTTTTCTGCTGACCAACACCAATCAAAGAATGCAGAAGCCTTAAAGGATGCCATTGTTATCAAAGAGGAAAATCTTTCAAAAGATAGCCTTTTGGATGCCATTTTTAAAGTAAGGAATAGAGAAAAATCTCCCTTTAAGCTTCAAAGCACAGAAAGGTTTTTGAAATTGCTATACGGTTAAACTTGCCTCTATCGCGCTTATAAATGCCTTATTTTCCTTGTGTTTTCCAATGGAGACCCGAAGACAATTGCCTATTTTCTTTATCAAAATCCCTTTTTTAAGAAGAAAAGAATAGGACTTTTTCGGATTTTCTGTTTTGAATAAAATGAAATTTGCACAGGATTTATAGGCAATTATTCCCCTAATTTTTGAAAGCTTAAGATATAACCATTCCCTCTCTTTGATTATTTTTTCTATAAATACTTTGATTGTATCCCTTTCTTTAAGGCAAATCAAAGCTATTTCTTGGGAGAGGGTATTGAGGTTATAGGGAGGCTTTACCAATTTAAGGCAATTTATAAATTGTGGATTTGCCAGGATATACCCACACCTTATTCCAGCAAGGCCAAAGCCCTTTGAGAATGTTCTAATAATAGCAAGCCTATCGTATTGGTTTAAAATATCAACGAATGTTTTCTCTGAAAATTCAAAATATGCCTCATCTATAACAACAATGGATTCTGTTTCCTTTATAATTCTCTCAATATCCTCACGGCTAAAGCAATTTCCCGTTGGGTTGTTTGGATAGGCAATAAAGATTATGCTATTTTTCTTTCCTCTCTTTATTATCCTTTTATAATCAAGCTCAAAGTCAGGCTTTAATGGAATTCCTATTGTTTCACAGCCCGTTATATTTCCTATTATTTCATACATGGGAAATGTTGGAGAGGGAAAGATTACCTTTTTTTTTAAACCACCGAATGCAAGGAGGATATATAAAATCATTTCATCAGAGCCATTGCCAACAAGAATCATATCTTTTAAAACCCCTGTATATGCCTTTAATTCCTCTCTTAAAGCTAAAGCAGAAGGGGATGGGTATCGATTAAAGCTTATTTTGCCTATTGCATTTTTTATTTTCTTCCTTATCTTAAATGGAAGGTCATAAGGATTCTCCATAATATCAAGCTTTATTGGTAAATCCTCCCTCTCTGCATTATAGGGAGAGATATTCAAAATATTAAGGTTCATAAAATTTTCTATCATTTTTTCTAATTATATCATTCTTTCTGCTTCTTCTGTAAGCAAAATTAACCTTTCCTTAAGGCTCTCTTTCTCTTCTTCTATTTCTCCCTCCACCTTATATGGCTTTCCAAAGAGAATTATAGCCTTGCTCCAGGGATAAGGCATCTGGTATTTATCCCAGGCATTCTTAAATGTATATGATGGATAGCTAGAAGATGTAAGGGGAACAATGTAAAGATTAAGCTTCTTTGCAAGGAAGATTACACCATCGCTTACAGAATAGCAAGGGCCCTTTGGTCCATCAACCGCCAAGCCAATATCAAATCCTTGCAAAACCTTATTTTTAAGCCCAATTATCCCTTCTGCACCACCCTTTGCTGAGGAACCACGGACAATCTCATAGCCAAATCTTTTAAGAATTTTTGCCTGGATTTCACCATCCCTTGAAAGGCTTGAAAGGAGGGCAATATTTCTCTTTCTCATATACCAGACAAGGAGAAATTGCCTTCCATGGAAAAAGGCATATAGAATCCTCCTGTCTAAATCCTTTACCATTTCTTTCCCCATTACCTTTAATTTAAGGCTTCTGCTTATTCCTTGAATAATAGCTTCTGCACCTATGGGTAAGATTTTATCAGCAAATGCTATTTCCGTAAGTCTCATATAGCCTTTTATACAAACCTCCCTTTTCCATCAATTCCTTGTGGCTTCCTATTTCAGCTATTTTTCCTTTATCCATTACCACAATCCTATCTGCATTTACAATAGTTGAAAGCCTGTGGGCAATGACAATAAGGGTAGTTTTAAGGGAGAGGATTTCAGAGAAGGAGGAGATTATCTCTCTTTCGGAGGAATAATCCAGATTTGATGTTGCTTCATCCAAAATGAGAATTTTTGGCTTCATAATCAAAGCCCTTGCAATTGCTATCCTTTGCTTTTGTCCAGCAGAAAGGCGAAAGCCATATTCTCCTATATCTGTGTTATATCCTTCGGGAAGCTCCTTGATAAAATTGCAGTGGGAAAGGGAGGCTGCCTTTTCTATCTCATCAAAAGAAAAAGAG encodes:
- the nusA gene encoding transcription termination factor NusA produces the protein MEKGIGETLSMVSKSRGISKDALLQAIQEALVAAYRKRLGVKNVKVIFNPDVGSVRVFVVKEVVECVNNPKEQISLESAKKIKEDINLGDVVELEEFDASSTRISAQIAKQVISQRIREAERGSVFQEFKREEGEILTGFIRKISDNTVFVDLGKAEAILPAKEQIRKEKYRIGERIKVYVIGVEQGLKHPQVILSRTHPGILKKLFEADIPELQDGSIKIEKIVREPGVRSKVVVSSVDKNISPIGAFVGVNASRISNILKEFKGEKIDIIPYSDNINEFIQLSISPAKAKEVMADEKKKEAVIIVDKDQLSLAIGRDGQNIRLAAKLCGFKLDVRTREQYEEEKSKLNKG
- a CDS encoding MOSC domain-containing protein, encoding MGYVVSVNISKNKGEKKMPVFSPWKVIKDFGFFEDGHSGSWHRQVSLLAIEEIEKARGLGANVSCGDFAENITTSGICLSSLEIGTKLKIGNDIILEVSQIGKACHTKCAIYYEVGSCIMPKKGIFAKVLEGGEIKQGDRIEVCD
- the murG gene encoding undecaprenyldiphospho-muramoylpentapeptide beta-N-acetylglucosaminyltransferase, translated to MRIAIACGGTGGHIYPGIAIAKELKEPFFITGKKGISCEIIKKSGFKVYVIPISFWKRRLFSLNTLGVTFSNLFCIIASFFILLKERPKAIIGMGGYPSFPPILASLFLGIKRIIHEQNAKMGLANRLLSKIATKVALSFENTEFAPKNAIFTGCPIRKEIGKIGREEGLSFFGLKDKKTILVMGGSQGSTKINEAFLEVTPNLLEFNIIWLTGKKDYSRIKSALRTPHSAIKIFPFLFEMEYAYAGADVVIGRAGAVSIAEIKRCGIPAILIPYPFSADQHQSKNAEALKDAIVIKEENLSKDSLLDAIFKVRNREKSPFKLQSTERFLKLLYG
- a CDS encoding DUF374 domain-containing protein; protein product: MRLTEIAFADKILPIGAEAIIQGISRSLKLKVMGKEMVKDLDRRILYAFFHGRQFLLVWYMRKRNIALLSSLSRDGEIQAKILKRFGYEIVRGSSAKGGAEGIIGLKNKVLQGFDIGLAVDGPKGPCYSVSDGVIFLAKKLNLYIVPLTSSSYPSYTFKNAWDKYQMPYPWSKAIILFGKPYKVEGEIEEEKESLKERLILLTEEAERMI
- a CDS encoding ubiquinone/menaquinone biosynthesis methyltransferase, translating into MEIKGLFKGIIKDYDRMNAIMSLGFHNRWRLDCVKKAKFQGKILDIGCGTGDFCLQIKKCTNASVFGMDILEDMLKVARKKTKISPIVGNALFLPFKSSVFDGITLGFALRYIDIPVFLKEAMRVLKPCGKLVILELLFPKQKFIRFFFKIYLYKVIPFIAKFLSDEPSYIYLGESLKHLPEIEK
- a CDS encoding T9SS type A sorting domain-containing protein, with the translated sequence MRYTFIRLFFILCASVPLCLFASSWQIQTIDNSLDDVGLYSSIACDSLGRAHISYTNLTTGGLKYTYFNGSTWTTNNVGTTGSSGYYTSIDLDSNNCPHISHYNATYQRLLHTKGVGTASSIVDFPQLGKFSSLKIDREQYPNISYYDEKNKALKYAFWTGSEWATETVDYALNKDRGRFSSLFLVEDSLPCMTYYDATDGDLRFAFWNPTNWGFRTIDTTGDVGQYSSLTGKDYILHIAYYDATNTDLKYAINPDGTWTLRTIDSIGDVGKFCSIAIDGSNTVWISYYDATNKDLKVAYGSGTSWTTETIDSTDDVGMYSSIAIYNNIPQISYYDATQGNLKYATLGTATPPNPPSNLQATAVSSSTINLAWSDNSTNELWFIMERGTTDTSLFNIGTTTYATYTDTSLSSNTTYYYRVYAYNFYGTSSYSNIASATTFDLAPIAPSNLQATATGSSTIDLSWNDNSSNELWFIIERGSTITAFVSIGTTTQSTYTDTGLSASTTYYYRVCSYNLTGGQSTYSNTASATTFDLPPSSPSSLTAIPVSNSRIDLSWSDNSNNELGFAIERGSTITAFSFITTTTASIYSDTNLSPSTRYYYRVAAFNEIGTSSYSNVASAITGSTTLYLSPSFLVIGSGSIGTVNLMVDNVSNLIGVSVYLSFNPDVLSVSTITQGSFPSGASLLSLSFNNASGTLIYSSALFSGSATGFGTIASIAFCGTSGTSAISFEVSTNPSIEKTNLIDNSGGNIPFNVINGSASVTIPGDADGSGQVNLLDFYILRSEFGQSGPNLASDFNHDGSVDLLDFYILRENFGSTRGIASILNNSNVALSIEQDGDNFNVNIEDVSGLIGGSIYLSYKESLECVGIEKGQFIEDAAILQSLYGNGSITFSFGFLQGEIQGNGTLLVVKFKEKNPNLAILPQTRLMDRNGKWIPYRLSLEENLATVKIEPSDSSVFIEGTKTIGIFIETSELMGANIEILYPDDKLEPLSIEKGNFSDLFLSSTLTGKIIIISAKLGSSTQGLITLANLTFKALKEGTASLLFSLVDLRDSNNTKIAAESFSGTITIRKYLVGDLNRNEKIDFDDLMLITTNWKKNKLEYDIGPASGIPPDLISNPDGIIDFEDLMVFCLMWNWRNKLGVGSQESQVGGCIWIERENGEFVVKYSGFSNIMGGNITFSFEGEISVKTEPYIISLPSIEGGRMALAFASLPLLPPSGTIVRIRADSLKIEDIDIRDNENKKVNVQIQEGIKPLSLNNVICYPNPAKNVDNVKFEYLPSNTKIRLYNIAGECVFEKENFDNDPTLNLNNIASGLYIYVLSHGKDKKIGKLGVVK
- the hisC gene encoding histidinol-phosphate transaminase, with product MNLNILNISPYNAEREDLPIKLDIMENPYDLPFKIRKKIKNAIGKISFNRYPSPSALALREELKAYTGVLKDMILVGNGSDEMILYILLAFGGLKKKVIFPSPTFPMYEIIGNITGCETIGIPLKPDFELDYKRIIKRGKKNSIIFIAYPNNPTGNCFSREDIERIIKETESIVVIDEAYFEFSEKTFVDILNQYDRLAIIRTFSKGFGLAGIRCGYILANPQFINCLKLVKPPYNLNTLSQEIALICLKERDTIKVFIEKIIKEREWLYLKLSKIRGIIAYKSCANFILFKTENPKKSYSFLLKKGILIKKIGNCLRVSIGKHKENKAFISAIEASLTV